tattaattattaatttattatagAATTTAGCCGGGcctattattattaattaataatgtATTGAGAGTTGACATGCCCCACGTAGCTGATCGCTGtgatttctaattaaatcaattttTAGGTCACCTGAAGTTTGATGTGCCACAGGACTGTTTTCAAGGTAAATGACACTGAAAATTGGCATTTTCTATCTAGAATTTTTTCTCATAAAGAACTCTACCTGATACTAGAGTCTGCACACATAGAAACTAACTGTTACCATGTCTCTTATTACCATACCTATCAATAAGGTATCTACCTTCTTTTCTAGCTAGATTAATAAAGTATCTGCATTCTTccatttatatttttataatactGCTTAATATAAATACTATATAGTCGACGAGAGATGAAAAGTACATATACTACTAGCACTCATTTGGCAGCAGAAAGTTAGCATTAGTGTGTAAAATATAAATACACTCACAGAAAATGGTGAGAGAGGAAGGATTTGAAGCAAATGACGAAAAACAGAAGCAAATATGCAGAGAAACAATAACAGTGACAGAGCGAAGATCAGAAGTAAATAACAAGAAACAaaggagagaagaaagaagaggTGGACCATCAAGCGCGAGTTGTGAAGTATGCATGGATGTGATCCCAATCAGAAATTCGATTCATATTCCCAAATGCAATCACATATTATGTACAGATTGTATGGGGAGTTATCTCCAGAAGAATATACAAGAAGATGTCAGAGAAGTTAAGTGTCCCAACTCCAAGTGTAGAGTTGTTTTGGAGCCAGAGTTCTGCAGGGAATTTATTCCAGAAAAAGTGTATAAAAGATGGATAGATGCTTTAAATGAAATTTATAATTTGGAGAATGCGAGAAAAATTAAATGTCCTTCTGAAGATTGTGAAGGAGTGTTTACTGTTGACAGAAGGTTTGTTGGAAGGGGAACTGGTATCAAGAAGCAGTGCCGAAATTGTGGAAGGCCATTTTGTTTGCGCTGCAAATCTGAGTTGTACATAGGGTTCAGCTGTAAAATTTGTGATAGACCGAGACGTATCAATCATCAACGAAACCGTGGTTCTAAAGTCATTCACATTTGAAAAAAATAGTACACATCTCAGCTATACATTTTTTATTTTGCTATatattttggcatatatattttttcttcatcttcagtTTGGGTTAAAACTAGTATTAATCGCTTTATGTAAACTAATATGTCTATATTAGTGTTTGATAAGGACATGATTATATTAGTGTTTGATAAGGACATGATGTTGTTTCATGACAGCTATCAACTTCTCGAAGGACTGGAGAAAGGACTTTCCTTCTACAAATTTAGAGAAGGTTTTCTGATGACATAGAGAAGCAGAGATTTCATTTTTACTCTTTCTACAAGGACGATTGGATCTCTTATTTAGGTTTTTCTGGGAACATTTCATGTCACATGTAGTGCTTAGGTTTTCCGTTCTTATAAGTCTTAAGTTTACTACAGGATTGGTCTTCTCCTTTTCCGTTGTCAGGGAATTTGCTAATTCAATTAacaatttatgttttattttgtttgATTTGCCCAAAATTCGTGTCCGTTGTTTCTATGAGTTGTTTCTTTTTATCTTGCTACTTCAGTCAATTGTTACATGATCTAAAGCTGGACAAACAGTTCGTTGTTTCGATTGACGATTTTAGGGCCTTGAGTGGGAACGATTTTTTCATGACATGGGACCATTGGTTCCAACAACATTACCGTATTTGAGTAGGATTTTTAAGAGCTTCATGAAACTATCAAATACTGTTATATGACAAGAAAGAAGGATTTTACATATACAATTCACCTTGAATTTTAGATGGCACATAAACATCTGACAAGAATGAAAATGAGTGTGCTGATAATGCTTCAATCTCAAATTTGACTCCTCTTTGCAGCAACAACTCCAGCTCCAACCTTCAAGAAAAGAAATCATTTCAATGCCAAGAGAGTTGATAACAACACGTACTTACAAATAAACTTATGTCACACCTCCATTCGGGCACTTCTCGTTCCAAGTAACATCTACGCAGCAATGCTTCAGTTCTCGACTTGTCTAAAGATTAATGCAGGATATGACAAAAAGAACTCAATTTAATTAGAAATTGTTAAAAAATTGTGTTCCACCAACTAAAGTATTTATACTATCAAATGTGAATTGGATGGTATAATCTTAATTCTTAGATCTTCTCCTGAAACATCTATCGTCAAAAAAGCAGTTTATACATCCAAAAGAATTCATTTTCAACACAAAGATGGCAAAAAAAAGGGCCATAAATTGTAATTTTCAAACATGAATAATCAATCTCACCTTCTTTAGTCAAAGGAAGGAGACAGTGTTTTGGGAGACTAAATTTATCAACATCAGAAAGAAATACTCCAATCCACTGTATCTTGGTTATACGTAGAAATTTTGCATCATAGGCCATTTGCTTTCAGATCATAGATAAAATGAGCACCAAGTAAGTTTAAGTAGACATTCAAAATAACTACAAAACCACAAGAAACCTCACCATTGAACCAAATCGATATGTAGTCAAGATGTCAAAGCCATATGGATCACAATCTACTAAGCAATATGTAGGCAGGCACAACTTTTCAATAATGAGCTGCAAAAACCTGTTCCATATAAATGCACGCACCACAACTAGGTTCTCTTCACGTCTAATTTAGTGAAAGAAAAATTAAAGCATGCATAGTAATGAGGTGACCTTCTTGTGGGAACATCTGGATAACCTCTTCCCTATTGGAAAAGCAAAGTTAGCACTATTTCGATGTTATTCTGCAACTAGCATGTAAGCAATTAAGAGTAAACTTACTGTGATGACAATGCACTGATTTTTTTTGCAAAACTGATCATTAGCTAGTCTCTGAAAAACTGCATTTAACACAATTAAGTAGTCCATTACATTTACATTCAAGTTCAGAACAATGACAATGACAGTCTGCCTGAGAAATGTGTGACCTGATTCTTTCTCCACAATCAAGATATATTTGGCAACACTCATGATATCTGAAAGAAGAGAAAAAATATAGCTAAGAGACAAGATGGAACCTATTCTGTTCTAAAATCTGCATTACTAGAGCAGTTACCCTGGAGAGAAGACTTTAGCAAAGATTATAGTGATTAGGAACAAATCCTGCATACCAACATCACTGTATATAGTCTCCTCTGGTACGTAGAGTAAAATCtaataaataaaataatgttGTTAATATGAATACCTTTTACTTCTTCAACGTTCACCGGAACAGGATGAGCCTgaagttaacaaacataacattagtttatttttaattataatgtTATATCAAATAATAGTGATTCTTACAGAATTGGGACTGTTAATGCAATCAAATTTTCTTCCAGCTTCTGAAAATCTTAGCCATCCCATAACCAATCTATTGAAAGAATAAACCATATCCATAGTTGAAAAAGAGCATGTCAGTTTCACTCATTAGATGTAACCTGCTCGTTAGTATGCAGAATTAACTGTCAGCATATCCATAAAGTAATTACCCTTTCCCAACAGACACCTGTAAATTAACAGAAAAATTACCCATTATTTATGAGACTAGCAAGTTCATTTCAGAGCTGCAACAAATCATAATTTTCACATATATTATTCTACTGGGTTTGTGTTCTCCTGACTGTGGTTGCAAGTATTACCCGGTATCTTCGTAAGCTGGCTATAGTTTATAATTTATTTCACACCATCAGTTACTTTTGGGTTGGGACCATGAGGAAATTCGAATTATTTTGCAAAATATCATTATTTCTGACATGTACAGTAATATATTATTTACTATTGATTTTCTTCCGTCTCTCTGAAAAGAGGGTTGGCAGGTGGTGGTGGGATAAAATGCATAGTTAGTAGCATGTCATAGTTTAGTAAATACAGTATCTTTAGTCACAACAAACTCTAGTTTGATTGCAGTAGACCATTATGTACTATTGATCCCTAACAATTAGCATACACCTTCCCTTTTTCCTGTAAAGTAAGAAGACACAAAGTGGAAAAAACTGATACATGTCTACTAGACAGTTTCCTACAAGGTCATCTTCAGCATTGCCTCAGGTATCAATGATTCCTCAAGCTATAATAATGAAGAATAAACAACATGTGGAAATGATACGTACTACATTTAGATTGTGGCGACTGCACTGCAGAAGGATGCATATGTCATTGATTGCACGGTCAACCACCGACTGTTCTGTttatgaataaataaaaattagacATGTTGTCTGGAGGGGAATTATGGCTCTTGGACATAAACCAAAAAAGTGGCACAGAATAAGGTAAATTGCTTAAAAGTGTTATTCTTAAATACAAAGCAATCTACCAACCAAAGAAGCTGAAAATGTAAGATGATGATACATCTGTCTCAGTAGCATATACACCGAAATACACACactaccccccccccccccccccccgtcaCCCACAAAAAATAGagaaaaaaaaattacaatttCACCTCTAAAAACAGAAGGATGCATGTAGAATATATCCCTCTTCGAGCCATGCTTGTTTTCTTGCAGAAGTTGCTGAACAATTAGTAGCACTCTTAGCAAGACATCTGACAAATCACGAGACTTAAATAACCACTAAAATCTGAGGAAACTTTATGGTGATATTACAGCGCAGAGTAATTTATATAATGAAACTAATGCAAACATGATCATGAATGACACTCACCCAGCCGATGTACATGACATTCGCGTTGTAGTGTTATAACCTCCTTTCCCTTGGCCGTATCAGAACTGCAATAACTGCACACACCCAGCCACAAATCTGTAATAATTATATTCCACATAACATGGTGCTTACACAGTCAACTACTAAACAATTTGTTCCCAACTGAAAGGATGAGTAACTTAGAAGTTAAAACATTACAACAGGTCAAATCCCTAATTTGAGCCGTTGGTGTGTACATAATTATTCATGACGTTACACTTTTAAAGAGGTAGGTACCGTATGTGTCAATTTTTACCTGAAAGCCTTAAAATATTCACTATTTAACCACTCAAAAGACAATACCGTATATAGATTTCAAATCCAGTAGATTTATATATAAAACTAGCTTACACTCCATGATATAGATTTCAAATCCAGTAGATTTATATATAAAACGTATAAAAATTTGTTATCATATTCGCTATAGCAAAAGAATCAAATGAGCATTCACACCGGACCAAAATCTTTGTTCTTCTCTAGATCAGAATAAACAGAACGGTTAGTTCCTCAGCTCATTTCATTCTCAGACAATTCCCGAACTTCATTCCTTCTAAATACTTCATTTAATTCAATGCAAtacatatattttaattaaagAAATGATAAAACGGCCCCAAATTTTACTAATCAGACTCCAAACAGTGCACTGCTTTGTTAAATGTCAATTAGATCACAAtattaacaaaatcatttaatatACAAATAGCATTTGATCAACAAAAATTAATCAAATAAACACAGaaacaaataatattacatatcACCAAAAAATTAACCAGACAAGTAAACATCTAAATAAAATCACTATTACTGacatcatctctctctctctctcattctcatTCCCTCTATCTCCTCTCTCTCAttctcattctctctctctctctatctctctctctccctgTCTCTCTCTCACATACTTACTCTCTCTAGCTCACACACATGTGCAAAGAAATGGAATCAGAAAAGCAAGTGAAATAACATACCAGTAACCAGAAGAGTCAGTACAGTAATTTTTAAACCGATCGATGAGAACTGCGAATGACGATTGTTCCGTACACACGCCTTTGATTATTGATCGAGTAAATTCTGAAATTACTCAAATTATGTAATTAGAACAAGTACAATTTCGATTAGTTAAAATGAAATGAACTGCAATTATAAATTTAAATGATCTCAGAATGTGTAGAGAAAGAGTTGATGTTGTTGTTACCTCTGATTCTGATGAGCATCTCAAACGGCTGCGAGATTGAATTGTTTCCCTCCATTTTGAGACATGAAAAAAGATGGAGCAAGTAAATATATAGTACTTATAAAGGAACAAACAAATCAATTATATGTTGAACGGTTTCTCTTTTTTGAAAGTCCtgaattttattattatttaacaTATTATTTGGTGTGAAACTTTGAGTTCATTATTTTGTGTATAACTGAAAATATTTCAAAAGTAGATAAGCCCAAAGTAATGCTAAGCAAAAAAATATGAAAAGTTCAGATTCAAAATCGAAATCGCATTAAAATCATTGAAATCTAAATAGCAAAAAATCGGtttaaaatcgaaaaattaaaattgaattttatttttcttaatttttcgGCGTGTAATGTATATTGTCCATTTGACATTTAATGTATAGCATACTAAATAAATTTCATTTCACAATTGCAACAGATTCAGCACTAAAGATTTTGGTCATCAATTTATTTTTGCTAATGATTTTTTTGTTGTCAACATTTTTGCTAATAAAATTCATTTTGTTAATTTTGGGCAATGCATTTTTAAATCCGACACCTATTCGATTGTAACCAAATTGAGGTTTTTAAAACCGAAACCGAACTGACGGTTGCGATTTTggtttttgattttaaaaatcaAGTGTACGTGGTTTCAGTTTTATTCAAAACCCGTCTCGTGCTCTCCCTTATCACAAATTAGGTTATATATAAGTCAAACAATTCGTGAGCTACTCGAACTCGGTTCGTTTAATATTCGAAATTGACTATGTAACAATCGAGCCGAGTTCGAATTTCAGCTATTCAATTTCTTTATCGAGCCTTACTCGGCTCTTAAACTTCACGAGTCTTtactatttttaattatttttatataaatatttaatattttatctATATTTCGAATAAAACTCGAGCCGAATAAtcatatttagagtttttgtcattattttttttaatcgtagggaacccgcagccgctaccatTCGGGTTCGCACTAGATAAACCCCCGgactcacgcaatagcctgcaaaacacgtgaaccaagataaaccgcatttaagcgacaggctctaACTCAGAAGCTATAATTATAAATTCTCCTCCCGCGGGGTTCGAATATGTGACCAAGAGGATATTtatcctctctttaaccaactgagtcaacaCTTGCGGGATTTATCAATATTTGTTGAAATCGACTCAAACTTTCGAGTCGAACGAACTTTTTACGAGGCGAGTTTCGAGTTTGAAATTTAAGGCTCGGTCAAAATCGAACTCGAACCCGATTCGGTTTGATTACACGCCTAGTACAACCCTATAGCTAGTATAGCTATATTGGTTATTTCTTAAAGTTATATCAAATATTTTTCTTTATAATCATATTTCGCACAATTAAACTAATTTCGAATAGACTGAAGGCTAGCCTAATATTCCCCCGCAATTACATAAAGATTAGTCTAATTCTGAGTATTGTTATGATATTATTGTATGACTCTTAACTTTCTTGATGTCCTTTGACTTTTCACATTTACCCCATTAACTGACACAAACTCTTGGCTTTTCCACTTCTCAAGTAACCTATGTTTTAGAAGCCTATAAAAAGATTGCAtgtacattatcttgtgatatcaATATACATGAAATCTTAAGTTCTTTCTTACTCTCTCTACTTTTATATTATATAACACGTTATCATCACGAGTTAGACTTATGActtaatgtaacacccccagatccggggtcggggatccgggtcgtcacggtctttctttccacaatatctgtaacacccccaaatccggggtcggggatccgggttgtcacgagttccattttccttaataacacccaatcttaataattaatcaactactctgtactgtgaccccacaataaacacacacactatacgttatagtctcagagatgaacatccaaaaataatcacaagtcattttattccacaattatctgccaatacaccttaaaaggttttctgaataaatttacattctttgccattattacaattcaaaaatatacataatctgatacatcaaaagttgaaatcctagcctactggtagttcctacctcagctacagcgacatcaacgcctataggaaactgcggaacgtttcctatccgctcgcgaattgggagcttggtcctgttcgtcttgtctatctgatgttgtgtgatgaaagaagaaagcaagggtgagcagcaagcccaccaaaataatagttataatgattaacaatatatgagccttctcatagtactcatgaaagtcttggtcaaaagaaatgaaccaagtttgatatcttaatgcgatgaagtcgcaaaatattcagtatatatacatatatacttttcaaaatattggaagtcctcttccatgcataatacacacagagttccagtgtataactgtataaaaatatcgttgcaaggtgatctcatatatctaaccttgtctcaacatttttctgaaaatctttgtcatgcataaggtaatcatttactagatataagtttaaaagatgaagttacaagataatccaatatacttatatcttttccaaatactacttgaactaccaccgttcaagttataattagttcaaaagttcatcacatagatgagactacaagacaagatttgaatagattcaatctttgaatatcattataaataatgaagttacgagatacttcattaaatcccgatatatatatacacctatatatatacatttcatacactccgtgaaaacctctgttatgaaaattataaacagagttgcaatatccaatgaatttggaaaggagaaaaccttggcataaacctgatatcttgctgatcaggcaaagataccaataagtaaccttttctactagtagatggacgaattccccactggtcatcaccctggtcgcaataggactttatgctggactgtcactcagccacttatgcatttgatggactcccactgagccacttacactatcatggacgcccactgagcccatattgcttatgccgactcaatagatggacttacttcccgaacgttgggtaagtaatcaattcatttaccaaaactgcaaccttgttgcgaatataaaatacaccatagagccggatccctcaggttttgagcgagtatttaaatcccctttttaaaaggaagatcttaaatataaaaaaaatgagttttgggatccgctctaacttttaaaaatcattttgaagactcgaaaacactttaaagagtgtttggagtaatgctgatttaatgaagtaaatcagtcctaatatatttagaaaatgtctgaatatcattatttagataatattctcataaagataatccttataaaaataatcgaagtagaagtattaaaacttatacttgaaatggatattaaataaccaaagatatacttatatgaaagtactatctttatttgaataatcgaaaataagtttgattattgacaccttattctttaataaaataaagaatatatttcagtaataagcggagtcataatacctcgaatgaatattataaataatattcataaaataaaggagtcatacatcctcgaacgaatatccaagtaatattcaataataatataaaggagtcataagccctcgaataatattcgaaataatattcaataaataatataaagttatcgaataacccttattcgattaatagttttgaaaactatagccatatatatatatatataaatatatatatatatacatatatacaaaatctactcgggatcctcgactcccggttttagaaaatgttttcaccttttgggtccctataataagggtatatgcaaattaccgctatcctcgagcataggtattatcaactgaaccaacagatatatatatggcaagaatacgaaataggcatgcatatgtaccatataacatgctacaatatatcgcaacatttgctaattaaccaacatgcatctaccgcaagataatgcatatacatatatacatcacaacaacagtataacgggtagaaaatttgcctgagcgacttggggtgataaaaggctcggaacggatctggtaacctataaacaacaagtaagttggaattaaaccaaagtcacttgtaaatctatactttaactaacttagactctaacgcttgttttgcgcttactgatttgcttaagtcactcgggtaccctcggctccaccatttttaataatttaacctttacgagttttaaggcgattccttcgcgagtgtcttaccaacttcctaaccacttaccataaatgtttcatacattaattaaccctttttggtctttaacctatgtttcaaagtaaggcgaggggaaaagtttcgttcgcgaaacgccgttacatgaaacggtcgtttctcctaaaccgtgcatcggaatcgaacgaactacatatcaaaacgaagctcgtaacatgagctatataaacatggcaatggtcataatctagcagggggttctcgggtcctaatgttatgcacaaaaacagtctaaagaaaatcggacgttacgacggctatgtttacgcgatttcccaattttaaaccattcaaaaccaacccaattcaacctcaaatctaacatacaaccaacatccatccttatcacatcataacaaacccaaccaattcaattttaacattcatacttatgcctaagcttaacactaaccatacttaagttcttttaatcaaaacaacaacatttaccattccaattcaataccatttcaatcccaaactctaaatcacaaacattaagctacaatatcaccctactaatcaaaatcatcttataatacataggaatctagggtttggagatgatataccttccttgaagtggtgggaggagctaggaagccttaagaagctttgagaagtcttaggaatgcttggatcttcaaggaaaacaagaaaaatttcaagttaaaaacttgaaaacactattcatagtcttcttctttgattaaatgaagaagatggagaaggaattgatggcttaaactcatgatatagccctaactaagcatgaagatgattagggaattaactcaccaatttaggaagcttggatcttgaatttttgaaatttcttgccttttgaatagtaaaaagccgagagctctcaagaacaaagccttggtttcttttttattttgatgaagaatgaatttgcttggcttggtttatttgtttttgtgtttgatttagttaattaccttgttgcccttgaatttgtgtggttctcattcaaccacacatccttccttcccatgtcatgcctatgtcatgttgtgatgtcatctttccctccttgtcctcctctcattggttgggtgacatcactccctctaatccctttgcttaacttcctaatcgtttgcctaatgaccgctgatatgttatactgttcgcttaactttcattttcgtttatcgtttaaaggatcatacccgggatcttattacttaggttcccttaacctttctcaatacattatattcctttttatgatcctctattataatcctttaatttaaatcatttttatcttgttaccttatactcaattctctccgtatctagtggatttccgggaaaatccaagtgttcggaaattggattctgacgatctttacatatacttatataccacatagagtactaataaaatctcagaatatccataacagaacccctacatagtgtggcatgaaaatttttctcattcagctaaaacactattcacaagggttacaaaaagttgaaaattttgggggttattacagtctcccctccttaaaaggattccgtcccggaatcaaacagaaaataaatgggggtacttttctagcattgcgctctctagttcccaagttgattcttccacattatgattctgccatagtactctgactagcttgatcactttgttccgaagcacctgctccttcttatctataatccttactggcttctccacgttAGTTAGATCTGgatgcatatccacctgctcatactccactatatgtctggcatcccgatgatacttccttagcattgacacatggaacacattatgaacttgttgcaagttagggggtaaggctagctcgtaagctaactttccaatccgtcttaatatctcaaaaggtccaatgtatcttgggcttagttttcctttccttccgaacctcattaatcccttccaaggggatacctttagcagtactaagtccccgacttcatattccttgtcctttcgggctaggtctgcatatttcttctgtctgtcttgggctgctacaagtcgccctctgataagatccactatgtctttggtcctttggaccacttcgggtccgagcatcttccgctctcctactttatcccagtataagggagatcgacaccttcttccgtacagggcctcataaggcggcattccgatgctagcatgaaagctattgttataagaaaactcgatcaacggcaagtgatcatcccaactccctttaaagtctattgcacagactctcaacatatcctctagtgtctggatggtcctttcactctgcccatccgtctggggatgatacgcggtactcatatttaacttggt
The sequence above is drawn from the Apium graveolens cultivar Ventura chromosome 2, ASM990537v1, whole genome shotgun sequence genome and encodes:
- the LOC141707330 gene encoding meiotic recombination protein SPO11-1 isoform X6, with translation MARRGIYSTCILLFLESVVDRAINDICILLQCSRHNLNVVSVGKGLVMGWLRFSEAGRKFDCINSPNSAHPVPVNVEEVKDIMSVAKYILIVEKESGHTFLRQTVIVIVLNLNVNVMDYLIVLNAVFQRLANDQFCKKNQCIVITGRGYPDVPTRRFLQLIIEKLCLPTYCLVDCDPYGFDILTTYRFGSMQMAYDAKFLRITKIQWIGVFLSDVDKFSLPKHCLLPLTKEDKSRTEALLRRCYLEREVPEWRLELELLLQRGVKFEIEALSAHSFSFLSDVYVPSKIQGSTGSNPTGGEIYAYVS
- the LOC141707330 gene encoding meiotic recombination protein SPO11-1 isoform X4, producing MYIGWQLLQENKHGSKRDIFYMHPSVFREQSVVDRAINDICILLQCSRHNLNVVSVGKGLVMGWLRFSEAGRKFDCINSPNSAHPVPVNVEEVKDIMSVAKYILIVEKESGHTFLRQTVIVIVLNLNVNVMDYLIVLNAVFQRLANDQFCKKNQCIVITGRGYPDVPTRRFLQLIIEKLCLPTYCLVDCDPYGFDILTTYRFGSMQMAYDAKFLRITKIQWIGVFLSDVDKFSLPKHCLLPLTKEDKSRTEALLRRCYLEREVPEWRLELELLLQRGVKFEIEALSAHSFSFLSDVYVPSKIQGSTGSNPTGGEIYAYVS
- the LOC141707330 gene encoding meiotic recombination protein SPO11-1 isoform X2, whose translation is MEGNNSISQPFEMLIRIREFTRSIIKGVCTEQSSFAVLIDRFKNYCTDSSGYCYCSSDTAKGKEVITLQRECHVHRLDVLLRVLLIVQQLLQENKHGSKRDIFYMHPSVFREQSVVDRAINDICILLQCSRHNLNVVSVGKGLVMGWLRFSEAGRKFDCINSPNSAHPVPVNVEEVKDIMSVAKYILIVEKESGHTFLRQTVIVIVLNLNVNVMDYLIVLNAVFQRLANDQFCKKNQCIVITGRGYPDVPTRRFLQLIIEKLCLPTYCLVDCDPYGFDILTTYRFGSMQMAYDAKFLRITKIQWIGVFLSDVDKFSLPKHCLLPLTKEDKSRTEALLRRCYLEREVPEWRLELELLLQRGVKFEIEALSAHSFSFLSDVYVPSKIQGSNPTGGEIYAYVS
- the LOC141707330 gene encoding meiotic recombination protein SPO11-1 isoform X5, whose protein sequence is MSCTSAGNFCKKTSMARRGIYSTCILLFLESVVDRAINDICILLQCSRHNLNVVSVGKGLVMGWLRFSEAGRKFDCINSPNSAHPVPVNVEEVKDIMSVAKYILIVEKESGHTFLRQTVIVIVLNLNVNVMDYLIVLNAVFQRLANDQFCKKNQCIVITGRGYPDVPTRRFLQLIIEKLCLPTYCLVDCDPYGFDILTTYRFGSMQMAYDAKFLRITKIQWIGVFLSDVDKFSLPKHCLLPLTKEDKSRTEALLRRCYLEREVPEWRLELELLLQRGVKFEIEALSAHSFSFLSDVYVPSKIQGSTGSNPTGGEIYAYVS
- the LOC141707330 gene encoding meiotic recombination protein SPO11-1 isoform X3, whose amino-acid sequence is MEGNNSISQPFEMLIRIREFTRSIIKGVCTEQSSFAVLIDRFKNYCTDSSGYCYCSSDTAKGKEVITLQRECHVHRLDVLLRVLLIVQQLLQENKHGSKRDIFYMHPSVFREQSVVDRAINDICILLQCSRHNLNVVSVGKGLVMGWLRFSEAGRKFDCINSPNSAHPVPVNVEEVKDIMSVAKYILIVEKESVFQRLANDQFCKKNQCIVITGRGYPDVPTRRFLQLIIEKLCLPTYCLVDCDPYGFDILTTYRFGSMQMAYDAKFLRITKIQWIGVFLSDVDKFSLPKHCLLPLTKEDKSRTEALLRRCYLEREVPEWRLELELLLQRGVKFEIEALSAHSFSFLSDVYVPSKIQGSTGSNPTGGEIYAYVS
- the LOC141707330 gene encoding meiotic recombination protein SPO11-1 isoform X1, which produces MEGNNSISQPFEMLIRIREFTRSIIKGVCTEQSSFAVLIDRFKNYCTDSSGYCYCSSDTAKGKEVITLQRECHVHRLDVLLRVLLIVQQLLQENKHGSKRDIFYMHPSVFREQSVVDRAINDICILLQCSRHNLNVVSVGKGLVMGWLRFSEAGRKFDCINSPNSAHPVPVNVEEVKDIMSVAKYILIVEKESGHTFLRQTVIVIVLNLNVNVMDYLIVLNAVFQRLANDQFCKKNQCIVITGRGYPDVPTRRFLQLIIEKLCLPTYCLVDCDPYGFDILTTYRFGSMQMAYDAKFLRITKIQWIGVFLSDVDKFSLPKHCLLPLTKEDKSRTEALLRRCYLEREVPEWRLELELLLQRGVKFEIEALSAHSFSFLSDVYVPSKIQGSTGSNPTGGEIYAYVS